A genomic window from Oceanibaculum nanhaiense includes:
- a CDS encoding CoA-transferase gives MTDCKPEELLIAFIADRLAGLRHVAVGNSSPIPGAAALLARARSDGALRVSLLGSRKHTAFTDGGKELFDCAAEGRIDAFFLGGGQIDGEANINLVGIGDYPQTKVRFPGSFGSAYLYFLVPQVILFREEHTDRVLVPKVDFVSAPGTSPANVYRPGGPKMLVTGRCIFDFDKETKRFSLRSVHPGHSVQEIRENTGFDYDEPANVPETPIPDAGTLALLRGRIGQEIAETYPAFASRVFDIAA, from the coding sequence ATGACTGATTGCAAGCCCGAAGAACTGCTGATCGCCTTCATCGCCGACAGGCTGGCGGGGCTGCGCCATGTCGCGGTCGGCAATTCCTCGCCGATTCCCGGCGCCGCCGCGCTGCTGGCCCGCGCCCGTTCCGACGGCGCGCTGCGTGTTTCGCTGCTCGGCAGCCGTAAGCACACCGCCTTCACCGATGGCGGCAAGGAGCTGTTCGACTGCGCCGCCGAGGGCCGCATCGATGCCTTCTTCCTGGGCGGCGGGCAGATCGACGGCGAGGCCAACATCAACCTGGTCGGCATCGGTGATTATCCGCAGACCAAGGTGCGGTTTCCCGGCTCCTTCGGTTCCGCCTATCTGTATTTCCTGGTGCCGCAGGTGATCCTGTTCCGCGAGGAACATACCGACCGCGTGCTGGTACCAAAGGTGGATTTCGTCAGCGCGCCGGGCACCAGCCCCGCCAATGTCTATCGGCCGGGCGGGCCGAAGATGCTGGTCACCGGGCGCTGCATCTTCGATTTCGATAAGGAAACCAAGCGCTTCAGCCTGCGCAGCGTGCATCCCGGCCATAGCGTGCAGGAAATCCGCGAGAATACTGGCTTCGACTATGACGAGCCGGCGAATGTGCCGGAGACTCCGATCCCCGATGCCGGAACGCTGGCGCTGCTGCGCGGGCGCATCGGCCAGGAGATCGCCGAGACCTATCCCGCCTTCGCGTCGCGTGTCTTCGACATCGCCGCCTGA
- a CDS encoding CoA transferase subunit A produces the protein MSATSFTVEQLAQRIPDGAKIALPPDYSGCAMQVVRALIRRGAKNLHIVGVPSVGLQGDMLIGAGCVGTLETAAVTMGELGIAPRFIAAAKAGSIKLRDGTCPAIHAGLQAAEKGIPYMPLRGVLGSDLVAHRDDWKVADNPFGENDPILLVPAIKPDVALFHVRKADRKGNVWIGVRRELMLMAHAAKECLVTAEEIVEGDLLADEATAAGTIPGLYVTAIAEAKEGAWPVGLGGAYPADAAHIADYYEQARSDEGFQSYLAEHVLTRNAAE, from the coding sequence ATGAGTGCGACCTCATTCACCGTCGAACAGCTGGCCCAGCGCATCCCCGATGGGGCCAAGATCGCCCTGCCGCCGGATTATTCCGGCTGTGCCATGCAGGTGGTGCGCGCGCTGATAAGGCGCGGGGCGAAGAATTTGCACATCGTCGGCGTGCCTTCGGTGGGCCTGCAGGGCGACATGCTGATCGGCGCCGGTTGCGTCGGCACGCTGGAGACCGCGGCCGTCACCATGGGCGAGCTGGGCATCGCGCCGCGGTTCATCGCCGCCGCCAAGGCCGGCTCGATCAAGCTTCGCGACGGCACATGCCCGGCCATCCATGCCGGGTTGCAGGCGGCGGAGAAGGGCATCCCCTACATGCCGCTGCGCGGCGTGCTGGGCAGCGACCTGGTCGCGCACCGCGATGACTGGAAGGTGGCGGACAATCCGTTCGGCGAGAACGACCCCATCCTGCTGGTGCCGGCGATCAAGCCGGATGTGGCGCTGTTCCATGTCCGCAAGGCCGACCGCAAGGGCAATGTCTGGATCGGCGTGCGGCGCGAGCTGATGCTGATGGCGCATGCCGCGAAGGAATGCCTGGTCACCGCCGAGGAGATTGTCGAGGGCGATCTGCTGGCCGACGAGGCGACGGCGGCCGGCACCATCCCCGGCCTCTATGTCACGGCGATTGCCGAAGCGAAGGAGGGCGCCTGGCCGGTCGGGCTGGGCGGCGCCTATCCGGCCGATGCCGCGCATATCGCGGACTATTACGAGCAGGCACGCAGCGACGAGGGCTTCCAGAGCTACCTCGCCGAGCATGTGCTGACCCGCAACGCGGCGGAGTGA
- a CDS encoding DUF1491 family protein, giving the protein MTTDIWVKAHLRQCMARNLPAYVLRKGAEAGATVLLKVNRLEQGCQLLSQARDLDGNLGWLAAFDGALVPEAEADAYIERAVGRDPDLWVIEVESRTGEHPFPGKVM; this is encoded by the coding sequence TTGACCACGGACATCTGGGTCAAGGCTCACCTGCGCCAATGCATGGCGCGCAACCTGCCGGCCTATGTGCTGCGCAAGGGGGCGGAAGCCGGGGCGACCGTCCTGCTGAAGGTGAACCGGCTGGAACAGGGCTGTCAGCTGCTCAGCCAGGCCCGCGATCTGGACGGCAATCTGGGCTGGCTGGCCGCCTTCGATGGCGCGCTGGTGCCGGAAGCCGAGGCTGACGCCTATATCGAGCGCGCGGTCGGACGCGACCCGGACCTCTGGGTCATCGAGGTCGAATCGCGCACCGGCGAACACCCGTTCCCGGGAAAGGTGATGTAG
- a CDS encoding Tat pathway signal sequence domain protein, with protein MISTHANFRRASRLLSSLTLAAFLALAGLAGIATSAAQAQEAGIGIELNKLEEQQNACRVYMLFENPGQTEFSEFQLDLVLFDTNGVIARRLSLDAAPLRAEKSSVKLFDIDGLACPKIGRILLNDMLACADASGKRTDCLKLIKPASRVDAKFVK; from the coding sequence ATGATATCCACCCATGCGAATTTCCGACGCGCTTCCCGTTTGCTGTCCTCTCTGACGCTGGCGGCTTTCCTGGCATTGGCTGGATTGGCCGGTATCGCCACATCGGCCGCACAGGCGCAGGAAGCCGGTATCGGCATCGAGTTGAACAAGCTGGAGGAACAGCAGAACGCCTGCCGTGTCTATATGCTGTTCGAGAATCCCGGCCAGACCGAATTCAGTGAATTCCAGCTCGACCTCGTGCTGTTCGACACCAATGGCGTGATCGCCCGCCGCCTGTCGCTGGACGCTGCCCCGCTGCGCGCCGAGAAGAGCAGCGTGAAGCTGTTCGATATCGACGGGCTGGCCTGTCCGAAGATCGGCCGCATCCTGCTGAACGACATGCTGGCCTGCGCCGATGCCTCGGGCAAGCGCACCGACTGCCTGAAACTGATCAAGCCGGCCAGCCGGGTTGACGCCAAATTCGTTAAGTAG
- a CDS encoding glutathione S-transferase family protein, which produces MLRIWGRNNSINVQKVMWCVGELGLVHERIDAGREFGLTGEDWYRKMNPNGLVPVIDDRGFVLWESNAIVRYLAETYDEGGRCPSDPKQRAQAGQWMDWATTILAAPMTVAFWQLVRTPEAERDSDAVAKAAEALSKHYAVLNRHLDSRLYMLGERLTMADIPVGAFVHRWYALDVPHPDLPSLRAWYQRLTEREAFQTHVMLPLT; this is translated from the coding sequence ATGCTGCGCATCTGGGGCCGCAACAATTCCATCAATGTCCAGAAGGTGATGTGGTGCGTCGGCGAGCTGGGGCTGGTGCATGAGCGCATCGATGCCGGGCGCGAATTCGGCCTGACCGGGGAAGACTGGTACCGCAAGATGAACCCGAACGGGCTGGTGCCGGTGATCGATGATCGCGGCTTCGTGCTCTGGGAATCCAACGCCATCGTGCGCTATCTGGCGGAAACCTATGACGAAGGCGGGCGCTGCCCGTCCGATCCGAAGCAGCGCGCGCAGGCCGGGCAGTGGATGGACTGGGCGACGACCATTCTGGCCGCGCCGATGACCGTCGCGTTCTGGCAGCTGGTCCGCACGCCGGAAGCGGAGCGCGACAGCGATGCCGTTGCCAAGGCGGCCGAGGCGCTGAGCAAGCATTATGCGGTGCTGAACCGGCATCTCGACAGCCGCCTCTACATGCTGGGCGAACGGCTGACCATGGCCGATATCCCGGTCGGCGCCTTCGTTCATCGCTGGTACGCGCTGGATGTGCCGCATCCCGATCTGCCATCCTTGCGCGCCTGGTACCAGCGGCTGACCGAGCGTGAGGCATTCCAGACCCATGTCATGCTGCCGCTGACGTGA